The following coding sequences lie in one Synechococcus sp. CC9902 genomic window:
- a CDS encoding ABC-F family ATP-binding cassette domain-containing protein, which translates to MSLISLVGASKDFGIRTLFADLNLHIGDKERLGLIGPNGAGKSTLLKVLAGSEPLGNGERRCSPRLRVELVGQDSRITPGLTVLEQVLEGCGAKRDLLLRFNALSDAVAAAPENTTLLSELGELSQTMDEEEAWSLEQQCREVLQKLGIGDLQRPVEDLSGGYRKRVGLASALVACPDVLLLDEPTNHLDAAAIEWLQSWLDRYPGALVLVTHDRYVLDRVTRRMVEVDQGRARTYQGNYSTFLQHKAEEEASEAASAAKFRGVLRRELAWLRQGPKARSTKQRARLQRIEAMREDKPSQAKGKLEMASVSRRIGKQVIEAEALGVTANGQPDGQRLLDDFSYSFSPEDRVGILGPNGSGKSTLLDLIAGRRQATEGTLRLGDTIHIGYLDQHTDAFDQGKGLDRKVIEFVEEAASRIDLGGEQVTASQLLERFLFPPAQQHSPLSKLSGGERRRLTLCRMLVQAPNVLLLDEPTNDLDVQTLSVLEDFLEDFRGCVIVVSHDRYFLDRTVDRLFCFDNGRLKRFEGNYSEFLEQEKQFERTQTIAPTPTKKRQPNKPISEELRRRSFKETKELEKLDSTLPQLEKQRSALEAQISGHCDDMTARSLELADLISTIEQAEERWLELSELAP; encoded by the coding sequence GTGAGTTTGATCAGCTTGGTGGGTGCTTCGAAAGACTTCGGCATCCGAACTCTGTTTGCCGATCTGAATCTCCATATCGGCGACAAAGAGCGCCTTGGGTTGATCGGTCCGAACGGCGCCGGGAAATCCACCTTGCTCAAGGTTCTCGCCGGAAGCGAACCACTGGGGAACGGTGAACGCCGCTGCTCACCACGTTTACGGGTTGAACTTGTTGGCCAGGACAGTCGAATCACCCCCGGGCTCACCGTTCTCGAACAAGTTTTGGAAGGGTGCGGCGCCAAACGCGATCTGCTGTTGCGCTTCAACGCTCTCAGCGATGCGGTCGCCGCGGCACCGGAGAACACAACGTTGTTGTCAGAGCTGGGAGAGCTCAGCCAAACAATGGATGAGGAGGAGGCCTGGAGCCTCGAGCAGCAATGCCGCGAAGTCCTTCAGAAACTTGGAATTGGCGACTTGCAACGTCCCGTTGAGGACCTGTCTGGCGGCTATCGCAAACGGGTTGGCCTGGCCTCTGCCCTGGTGGCTTGTCCAGATGTGTTGCTTTTGGATGAACCCACAAACCATCTCGATGCTGCTGCCATTGAGTGGCTTCAAAGCTGGTTGGATCGCTACCCAGGGGCCCTTGTTTTGGTCACCCATGACCGGTACGTCCTCGATCGCGTCACCCGTCGAATGGTGGAAGTAGATCAGGGGCGAGCGAGAACGTATCAGGGCAACTACAGCACTTTTTTGCAGCACAAAGCCGAAGAAGAGGCTTCGGAAGCAGCCTCAGCTGCCAAGTTTCGTGGCGTTCTTCGACGCGAACTGGCTTGGCTTCGTCAGGGGCCCAAAGCTCGCAGCACCAAGCAGCGAGCACGGCTTCAACGCATTGAGGCGATGCGCGAAGACAAACCAAGCCAAGCCAAGGGCAAGCTCGAAATGGCGAGCGTGAGCCGCCGCATTGGCAAACAAGTCATCGAAGCTGAAGCCCTCGGCGTAACGGCGAATGGACAACCTGATGGTCAACGCCTACTCGACGACTTCAGCTACAGCTTCAGTCCTGAAGACCGGGTGGGAATTTTGGGACCCAATGGCAGCGGCAAGTCCACCCTGCTGGACTTGATTGCAGGACGGCGTCAGGCCACAGAAGGAACCTTGCGGCTTGGCGACACCATCCATATCGGTTATTTGGATCAACACACCGATGCCTTTGACCAAGGGAAAGGTCTGGATAGAAAAGTGATCGAATTTGTCGAAGAAGCCGCCAGCCGGATCGATTTAGGCGGAGAACAGGTCACTGCCTCGCAACTTCTCGAGCGCTTCCTTTTCCCTCCCGCACAACAACACAGCCCACTGAGCAAGCTTTCGGGAGGAGAGCGGCGGCGACTCACCTTGTGCCGAATGTTGGTTCAAGCTCCCAACGTGCTGCTGCTTGATGAGCCCACCAATGACCTTGACGTGCAAACACTCAGCGTTCTGGAGGACTTTTTGGAAGACTTCCGAGGCTGCGTCATCGTCGTTTCCCACGATCGCTACTTTCTGGATCGAACGGTGGATCGCCTGTTTTGCTTCGACAACGGCCGACTCAAACGTTTTGAGGGGAATTACAGCGAATTCCTTGAGCAGGAGAAACAATTCGAGCGGACGCAAACCATCGCGCCAACGCCCACCAAAAAACGTCAACCCAACAAGCCCATATCGGAGGAGCTACGCCGTCGCAGCTTCAAGGAAACGAAGGAGCTCGAAAAGCTCGATTCAACATTGCCGCAACTTGAAAAGCAGCGGTCTGCTTTAGAGGCACAAATCTCAGGCCACTGTGACGACATGACCGCTCGAAGCCTCGAACTTGCAGACCTGATCAGCACCATCGAACAAGCGGAAGAACGCTGGCTCGAGCTGAGCGAGCTTGCTCCTTAA
- a CDS encoding CP12 domain-containing protein, with protein MKSIDDHIQKDQSELEAAKATGDQAKLRHLTEELKSLEEYKEHNPQDKHDPTSLELYCDANPDADECRVYDD; from the coding sequence ATGAAATCCATCGACGATCACATTCAGAAGGATCAGTCTGAACTCGAAGCAGCGAAAGCCACTGGAGACCAAGCCAAGCTTCGCCACCTCACAGAAGAGCTGAAGTCTCTTGAGGAATACAAGGAGCACAACCCTCAGGACAAGCACGACCCCACTTCCCTCGAGCTGTATTGCGACGCGAATCCCGATGCAGACGAGTGCCGCGTTTACGACGATTGA
- the cgtA gene encoding Obg family GTPase CgtA yields MQFIDQARISTRGGRGGDGIAAFRREKYVPAGGPSGGDGGHGGHVVLEADSNLQTLLDFKYKRLFAADDGKRGGPNKRTGVSGRELVIKVPCGTEVRHLTTGILLGDLIEPGTRLVAAFGGRGGLGNAHYLSNRNRAPEKFTEGRDGEEWPLQLELKLLAEVGIIGLPNAGKSTLIAVLSAARPKIADYPFTTLIPNLGVVRRPSGDGTVFADIPGLIAGAAQGAGLGHDFLRHIERTRLLIHLVDAGSDDPVEDLRVVEQELKAYGHGLVDRPRLLVLNKKELVQESDLPGVLADLENASGRDVSCISAAMGTNLNELLENVWNELGV; encoded by the coding sequence GTGCAGTTCATCGATCAGGCGCGGATCTCCACACGCGGTGGCCGCGGCGGTGACGGTATCGCTGCATTCCGTAGAGAAAAGTACGTGCCAGCTGGTGGCCCCTCAGGTGGTGATGGTGGCCATGGGGGACATGTGGTGTTGGAAGCCGACAGCAACCTGCAGACGTTGTTGGATTTCAAATACAAACGATTGTTCGCTGCAGACGATGGAAAACGCGGTGGTCCGAATAAACGCACGGGCGTTTCAGGGCGTGAATTGGTGATCAAAGTCCCCTGTGGAACGGAGGTTCGGCACCTCACCACAGGCATTCTTTTGGGCGATCTCATTGAGCCCGGAACAAGGTTGGTGGCGGCATTTGGGGGCCGTGGGGGCTTGGGAAATGCCCATTATTTGAGCAATCGCAATCGTGCACCCGAGAAATTCACGGAAGGTCGTGATGGGGAGGAGTGGCCGCTGCAGTTGGAGTTGAAGCTGCTTGCGGAGGTTGGAATTATTGGCTTACCCAATGCTGGTAAAAGCACCTTGATTGCGGTGCTTTCGGCAGCTCGTCCCAAGATTGCCGACTACCCGTTCACCACTTTGATTCCCAACCTGGGAGTGGTACGGCGCCCCAGTGGTGATGGCACTGTTTTTGCTGATATTCCCGGCCTAATTGCTGGTGCAGCCCAAGGCGCTGGCCTTGGCCATGATTTTTTACGCCATATCGAAAGAACGCGCCTTCTCATTCATCTTGTAGATGCTGGATCTGATGATCCGGTTGAGGACTTGCGTGTAGTGGAGCAGGAGCTCAAAGCCTATGGCCATGGATTGGTCGACCGCCCAAGACTCTTGGTGCTGAATAAGAAAGAGCTGGTTCAAGAGTCTGATTTGCCGGGAGTATTGGCTGACTTGGAAAATGCCAGTGGACGAGATGTTTCCTGCATATCTGCGGCTATGGGAACGAATCTCAACGAGCTACTTGAAAATGTATGGAATGAGCTTGGAGTGTAG
- a CDS encoding ABC transporter ATP-binding protein, whose protein sequence is MSGVRFEALSKTYPGRRGETPVEVLRQLDLTIKDGEFLVLVGPSGCGKSTLLRLLAGLDRPTSGEILIGDRPVSRIRPAQRDVAMVFQSYALYPHLSVRDNLSFGLRRSQTRSPWQQLHDQFSRASRRLPQALRIQSTREQQIAEQIQTVAKALELEPLLDRLPKELSGGQKQRVALGRAMARKPAVFLMDEPLSNLDAKLRNSTRTRIVDLQRTLGTTTVYVTHDQVEAMTMGHRIAVLNAGKLQQLGTPMELYNWPSNLFVAQFIGSPPMALLPVCVGPNATLLLGDRRLAIEGPLVQALASLEGQQLTAGLRPEGWIMAPATNRNLAAEVSHCEVLGNEQVLTCRLLDGDHLIQVRTPPEPLYQPKQMVYLAPDPRGWRLFDELGNAVAMPDTN, encoded by the coding sequence TTGTCAGGCGTCCGTTTCGAAGCTCTCAGTAAGACCTACCCCGGACGACGCGGCGAAACACCAGTTGAGGTGTTGCGACAACTCGATCTAACAATCAAAGATGGTGAATTCCTCGTTCTTGTTGGGCCATCAGGTTGTGGCAAGAGCACACTTCTGCGCTTACTGGCTGGTTTAGATCGCCCCACCTCCGGTGAAATCCTGATTGGTGATCGACCGGTCAGCCGCATCCGACCCGCGCAGCGCGACGTGGCCATGGTGTTCCAGAGCTATGCGCTTTATCCCCACCTCAGCGTGCGAGACAACCTGAGTTTTGGATTACGCCGAAGCCAAACACGCTCGCCCTGGCAGCAACTGCACGACCAATTCAGTCGAGCATCGCGACGCTTGCCGCAAGCACTCAGAATCCAATCCACCAGGGAACAACAGATCGCTGAGCAAATTCAAACGGTGGCCAAGGCTCTCGAGTTGGAACCACTCTTGGATCGGCTACCGAAAGAATTATCAGGCGGCCAAAAACAACGCGTCGCCTTGGGCCGCGCCATGGCTCGGAAACCTGCGGTGTTCCTAATGGATGAGCCGCTCAGCAACCTCGACGCAAAGCTCCGGAACAGCACGCGTACCCGCATTGTTGATCTCCAACGGACCTTGGGCACCACCACGGTGTACGTCACCCACGATCAAGTGGAAGCGATGACGATGGGCCACCGAATTGCAGTTTTGAACGCAGGAAAGCTCCAACAATTGGGAACCCCGATGGAGCTCTACAACTGGCCGTCCAATTTGTTTGTCGCGCAGTTCATCGGAAGTCCACCGATGGCGCTTCTGCCTGTATGCGTAGGGCCGAACGCAACCCTCCTGCTCGGGGATCGACGGCTTGCGATTGAGGGACCTTTGGTTCAGGCTCTCGCCAGCCTTGAAGGACAGCAGCTCACTGCAGGGCTGAGGCCAGAGGGATGGATCATGGCTCCGGCCACAAACCGGAATTTGGCCGCAGAAGTCAGCCATTGCGAAGTGCTGGGCAATGAGCAGGTGCTCACCTGTCGATTGCTGGACGGAGATCACTTAATCCAAGTGCGCACGCCACCAGAGCCCCTCTATCAGCCAAAACAAATGGTGTATCTCGCACCAGACCCGCGCGGTTGGAGGTTGTTTGATGAACTCGGCAACGCTGTTGCCATGCCAGACACGAACTAA
- a CDS encoding endonuclease MutS2, protein MNLPVVSLPTATETVTHPSHHQALSETLELLEWPVVCEHLATFASTRMGLESARATQLPQSLAETLQRQAETVEMAVLDDLTEGGLSFRGVNDLRPVLLRCLKGGVASGEELLAVAGTLAAARKLRRQIDDQELRPVCTALIETMVTLPDLEQRLKFSLEEGGRVADRASPPLAGLRQQWNGVRQERRDKLQELTRRYASFLQDSVIAQRHGRPVLAVKAGAVGQVSGQVHDSSASGNTVFIEPRSVLTMGNKLVDIEARIRKEEQRVLAELSDLVAQDERVLNSLVEILLALDLALARGRYGRWLGAVPPHLLEDPEAPFLLRDLRHPLLIWQHKRSSGSPVVPISVDVSAQLRVVAITGPNTGGKTVSLKSLGLVALMARAGMLIPCSGRPSLPWCAQVLADIGDEQSLQQSLSTFSGHIKRIGRILQALESGPVPALVLLDEVGAGTDPSEGTALATALLKALADRARLTIATTHFGELKALKYTDDRFENASVAFNAETLSPTYELLWGIPGRSNALAIATRLGLDAGVLDQAQALLALAAEGEVNTVIQGLEEQRQRQQAAAEDAAALLARTELLHEELLLRWQKQKQQTALHQEQGRQRLEQSIREGQKEVRSLIRRLRDGRADGETARKAGQRLRKLEDHHRPTKEKRAPKPGWRPEVGERVRLLALGKAAEVLAISDDGLQLTVRCGVMRTTVDLNAVESLDGRKAEPPPVPVVKVQARSGLGAGAQVRTSRNTLDIRGMRVHEAESTVEEQLRNANGPLWVIHGIGTGKLKRGLRAWLDTVPYVERVVDAEQGDGGPGCSVVWVR, encoded by the coding sequence ATGAACCTCCCGGTGGTATCCCTTCCAACTGCGACTGAGACCGTGACCCACCCCAGTCACCATCAGGCCTTGAGTGAAACGCTTGAGCTTTTGGAGTGGCCTGTGGTGTGCGAGCACCTGGCTACGTTTGCCAGCACGCGCATGGGGCTCGAATCGGCTCGGGCAACGCAGTTGCCCCAGTCGCTGGCGGAGACGCTTCAGCGACAGGCCGAAACCGTTGAAATGGCGGTTTTGGACGATCTCACTGAGGGAGGGTTGAGTTTCCGAGGTGTGAATGACCTTCGGCCAGTTCTGCTGCGATGCCTCAAGGGTGGTGTGGCCTCCGGAGAGGAGTTGCTTGCCGTGGCTGGAACCCTCGCTGCGGCACGAAAATTGCGTCGTCAAATCGACGATCAGGAGCTGCGTCCCGTCTGTACAGCTCTGATCGAAACGATGGTCACCCTGCCTGATCTAGAGCAACGCTTGAAGTTTTCCCTGGAAGAAGGTGGTCGTGTTGCGGATCGGGCGAGCCCACCCTTGGCGGGCCTTCGACAGCAATGGAATGGCGTGCGCCAGGAGCGACGCGACAAACTTCAGGAGCTCACGCGTCGTTACGCGTCCTTTCTCCAAGACTCAGTCATCGCACAACGGCATGGACGCCCTGTCCTCGCCGTCAAAGCAGGCGCTGTGGGTCAGGTGTCGGGTCAAGTCCACGACAGTTCAGCGTCTGGGAACACCGTTTTTATTGAGCCCCGCTCGGTGCTCACGATGGGCAACAAGCTTGTCGATATCGAGGCTCGAATTCGAAAAGAGGAGCAGCGCGTTCTTGCCGAGTTGAGCGATCTGGTTGCCCAGGACGAGCGAGTTCTCAATTCACTTGTTGAGATTTTGTTAGCCCTGGATTTGGCTTTGGCCCGCGGCCGTTACGGCCGATGGCTCGGGGCTGTTCCACCCCATTTGTTGGAAGATCCTGAGGCTCCCTTCTTGCTCAGGGACCTGCGACATCCATTGCTTATTTGGCAACACAAACGTTCCAGCGGCTCTCCGGTGGTGCCGATCAGCGTGGATGTGTCTGCACAACTCCGTGTAGTCGCGATCACCGGACCCAACACCGGCGGCAAAACGGTGAGCTTGAAGAGCCTTGGTTTAGTGGCCCTCATGGCTCGCGCCGGAATGCTGATTCCTTGCTCTGGCCGGCCGTCCTTGCCCTGGTGTGCCCAAGTGTTGGCCGATATCGGCGATGAGCAATCTCTTCAACAAAGCTTGTCCACATTTAGTGGACATATCAAACGTATCGGCAGGATTCTGCAGGCGCTTGAATCCGGTCCAGTTCCCGCCTTAGTTCTGTTGGATGAAGTGGGGGCAGGGACAGATCCAAGTGAAGGCACGGCTCTCGCAACTGCTCTACTGAAGGCGCTTGCGGATCGGGCACGACTCACGATCGCGACAACGCACTTTGGCGAGCTCAAGGCGCTCAAATACACCGACGACCGATTTGAAAACGCTTCGGTGGCTTTCAATGCCGAAACTTTGTCTCCGACTTATGAACTTCTCTGGGGGATCCCTGGGCGTAGCAATGCCCTAGCCATTGCGACGCGTTTAGGCCTTGATGCGGGGGTGTTGGATCAAGCGCAAGCCCTTTTGGCTCTGGCGGCGGAGGGGGAGGTGAACACGGTGATTCAAGGTCTTGAGGAGCAACGGCAGCGACAGCAAGCTGCGGCTGAAGATGCCGCAGCGCTCTTGGCGCGAACAGAGCTGTTGCATGAAGAGTTGCTGTTGCGCTGGCAAAAGCAAAAGCAGCAGACGGCATTGCATCAAGAACAAGGACGTCAGCGATTGGAACAGTCCATCCGTGAAGGACAGAAAGAGGTGCGTTCCTTGATCCGCCGGTTGCGGGACGGCCGCGCCGACGGTGAAACGGCGCGTAAGGCTGGACAACGCCTTCGCAAGTTGGAAGACCATCACCGTCCAACAAAGGAGAAGCGCGCACCGAAACCCGGCTGGCGTCCTGAGGTGGGAGAACGCGTTCGGTTGCTGGCCTTGGGAAAGGCCGCAGAAGTGTTGGCAATCTCAGATGACGGTCTGCAGCTCACGGTGCGTTGCGGTGTGATGCGCACCACCGTGGATCTCAATGCTGTTGAAAGCTTGGATGGACGGAAGGCTGAACCACCTCCGGTTCCTGTTGTGAAAGTGCAAGCGCGCTCTGGCTTGGGAGCAGGCGCTCAAGTACGTACGAGCCGCAACACTTTGGATATTCGAGGGATGCGTGTGCACGAAGCTGAATCCACCGTTGAAGAGCAGCTCCGCAATGCCAATGGACCGCTGTGGGTGATCCATGGAATCGGCACAGGCAAGCTGAAGCGCGGCCTGAGAGCGTGGCTGGATACGGTTCCCTACGTGGAGAGGGTCGTTGATGCGGAGCAGGGCGATGGGGGGCCAGGTTGCAGCGTTGTTTGGGTGCGTTGA
- a CDS encoding VOC family protein, translating into MSTVDRLGHVAIRVDDVERAVTFYKGLGMRLVWQADDWCYLEAGDTRDGLALLGPGYKAAGPHFAFHFRDRAEVDAIHGRLKSQGVHVGAVHDHRDGTASFYLKDPEGNWLEMLYEPPGGIPSNCD; encoded by the coding sequence ATGTCAACGGTTGATCGGCTCGGTCACGTCGCTATCCGCGTTGATGACGTGGAACGTGCCGTCACCTTTTACAAGGGGTTGGGCATGCGTCTGGTTTGGCAGGCTGACGATTGGTGTTATCTCGAGGCAGGGGACACTCGGGATGGCTTGGCCTTACTCGGACCGGGCTACAAGGCGGCAGGTCCGCATTTCGCCTTTCATTTCCGCGATCGGGCTGAAGTGGACGCCATTCACGGCCGACTCAAGTCGCAAGGAGTCCACGTGGGTGCCGTGCATGACCATCGCGACGGTACCGCCTCCTTTTATTTGAAGGATCCCGAAGGCAATTGGCTCGAAATGCTTTATGAACCTCCCGGTGGTATCCCTTCCAACTGCGACTGA
- the hemB gene encoding porphobilinogen synthase, which yields MELTYRPRRLRRTPALRAMVREHSLSAADFIYPLFVHEGDGVEPIAAMPGASRWSLSALMGEVQRAWDLGVRCIVLFPKVSEELKTEDGAECFNENGLIPRAIRQIKAAIPQMAIMTDVALDPYSCDGHDGIVSEEGVVLNDETIEQLCKQAVVQARAGADLIGPSDMMDGRVGAIREALDDEGFEHVGIISYTAKYSSAYYGPFREALDSAPRSDGSKPIPKNKDTYQMDPANAREAITEAQLDEQEGADIMMVKPGLAYLDIIHRLREESELPIAAYNVSGEYSMVKAAAERGWIDEKAVVLETLLSFKRAGADLILTYHACDAAGWLQDS from the coding sequence ATGGAGCTCACTTACCGCCCTCGTCGTTTGCGTCGTACTCCGGCCCTACGCGCCATGGTGCGAGAGCACAGCCTCTCAGCCGCAGACTTTATTTATCCCCTCTTTGTGCATGAGGGTGATGGAGTGGAACCCATCGCTGCCATGCCTGGAGCGAGTCGGTGGAGCTTGTCTGCGCTGATGGGTGAGGTGCAACGCGCATGGGATCTGGGGGTTCGCTGCATCGTTTTGTTCCCCAAGGTGTCTGAGGAACTCAAAACCGAAGACGGGGCGGAGTGTTTTAACGAAAACGGGTTAATTCCCCGTGCGATTCGCCAAATCAAAGCAGCTATCCCTCAGATGGCAATCATGACGGATGTTGCTTTGGATCCCTATTCCTGTGATGGGCATGACGGGATTGTGAGTGAGGAAGGGGTTGTGCTGAATGACGAGACGATCGAACAGCTTTGTAAGCAGGCGGTGGTTCAGGCCCGTGCTGGTGCAGACCTCATTGGTCCGAGCGACATGATGGATGGCCGCGTTGGGGCGATCCGCGAAGCCCTCGATGATGAGGGATTCGAACATGTCGGCATCATCAGCTATACCGCTAAATATTCTTCGGCTTATTACGGCCCATTTCGAGAGGCTCTTGATTCCGCGCCCCGATCTGACGGGTCAAAGCCGATTCCGAAAAATAAAGATACCTACCAAATGGACCCAGCCAACGCGCGGGAGGCGATTACTGAGGCTCAGCTGGATGAACAAGAAGGCGCCGACATCATGATGGTGAAGCCTGGTTTGGCTTATTTAGATATTATTCATCGCCTTCGTGAGGAATCAGAACTTCCCATCGCGGCCTACAACGTCAGCGGAGAATATTCAATGGTGAAGGCGGCTGCAGAACGAGGCTGGATCGATGAAAAGGCTGTTGTTTTGGAAACCCTGTTGAGCTTTAAAAGAGCTGGCGCTGATTTAATTCTCACTTATCATGCCTGCGATGCTGCTGGCTGGCTCCAAGATAGCTAG
- a CDS encoding DnaJ C-terminal domain-containing protein, which produces MAGSGYKDYFQVLGVDRSVDADGIKRAFRKLARQYHPDVNPGDASAEARFKEISEAYEVLSDADKRRRYEQFGQYWNQAGGMGGGAPGMDVDFGRYGNFDDFINDLLGRFGGPGGSPGFQGGGFPGGGFSRGAQASRSPVNLDAEASVGVSFTEAYRGGERTLSVNNERVQVRIPAGVKNGSRLRLKGKGNLQPGTGRRGDLYLNLSIKPHAIWRLDGDQLRADLPVSFDELALGGMVTVMTPDGEAQVSIPPGTPPGRSLRLKNKGWPLKAGRGDLLLTLTLELPASWSSEEQQLLEQLRVQRSSNPRHDWLRSAAL; this is translated from the coding sequence ATGGCTGGTAGCGGATACAAGGATTATTTCCAGGTTCTCGGTGTGGATCGATCCGTCGATGCTGATGGAATTAAGCGCGCTTTCAGAAAGTTGGCCCGTCAATATCACCCCGACGTCAATCCTGGGGATGCATCGGCTGAGGCGCGTTTTAAGGAAATTAGTGAGGCCTATGAAGTGCTGTCTGATGCCGACAAGCGCAGGCGATACGAGCAGTTTGGTCAGTACTGGAACCAGGCAGGGGGGATGGGAGGTGGCGCTCCCGGCATGGATGTTGATTTCGGCCGCTATGGAAATTTCGACGATTTCATCAACGACTTGCTCGGACGCTTTGGCGGACCTGGCGGTTCCCCTGGATTCCAGGGGGGCGGTTTCCCCGGCGGAGGATTTTCAAGGGGAGCTCAGGCGTCGCGTTCACCCGTAAATCTTGATGCGGAAGCGTCCGTTGGGGTGTCGTTTACGGAGGCCTATCGGGGTGGAGAACGAACGTTGTCGGTGAACAACGAGAGGGTTCAGGTTCGTATCCCCGCTGGGGTCAAAAACGGATCGCGTCTTCGTCTCAAGGGGAAGGGGAATTTGCAGCCTGGAACGGGTCGTCGCGGTGATCTTTATCTGAATCTTTCGATCAAACCCCACGCGATCTGGCGTCTTGATGGTGATCAACTGCGTGCCGACCTTCCCGTCAGTTTTGATGAGTTGGCCTTGGGCGGGATGGTCACCGTGATGACCCCTGATGGCGAAGCTCAAGTGTCGATTCCGCCTGGTACTCCGCCAGGACGCAGTCTTCGACTCAAAAATAAGGGTTGGCCTTTGAAAGCTGGCCGCGGCGATCTTCTGCTGACCCTCACCCTGGAGCTGCCTGCGTCCTGGAGTTCAGAGGAGCAGCAGTTGCTCGAACAACTTCGTGTTCAGCGTTCTTCGAATCCCCGCCACGACTGGTTACGAAGTGCCGCGCTTTGA
- a CDS encoding SulP family inorganic anion transporter has translation MGFIHGLHRRNLKGDLLGGLTAAVVALPLALAFGNAALGPGGAIYGLYGAIITGFLAALLGGTPAQVSGPTGPMSVTVAGVVSSLAAVGVNQDLSAGEILPMVMAAVVIGGVCEVLLGVLRLGRFITLVPYSVVSGFMSGIGFIILVLQLGPFVGVTTRGGVVDSLQTLANSPGLNPAALAVGVMTLAVVFLSPLRLRQWIPSPLLALVIVTPLSLLFFNDDRLNALGLEPLARIGAIPEGGLQLVMPNFSEHLPELVKAGLVLALLGAIDSLLTSLVADNITQTSHNSNRELIGQGMANTAAGFLSGLPGAGATMRTVINIKSGGATPLSGMSHSFVLLVVLLGAGPLAAQIPTALLAGILIKVGLDIIDWGFLLRAHRLSGKTAVLMYSVLLMTVFWDLIWGVLVGMFVANLLTVDSITQTQLEGMDADNPPDAAEVRLHDLTTEEKSLVDQCGNALMLFRLRGPLSFGAAKGISARMGLIQNYKVLILDITEVPRIGISASLAIERMVQEAQTSGRTILIAGANSKLQQRLRQFGVHAELVNSRREALHIAAQDISA, from the coding sequence ATGGGCTTTATTCACGGCCTCCATCGCCGCAATCTGAAAGGCGACCTCCTCGGTGGACTGACCGCTGCTGTTGTGGCCCTGCCTCTCGCACTGGCGTTTGGCAACGCAGCTCTGGGCCCAGGCGGAGCAATTTATGGGCTCTACGGGGCGATTATCACTGGATTCTTAGCCGCTCTGCTGGGCGGAACCCCCGCCCAGGTGAGCGGTCCGACAGGACCCATGAGCGTGACCGTGGCGGGGGTCGTCTCCAGCCTCGCCGCCGTTGGCGTGAATCAAGACCTAAGCGCAGGCGAAATCCTGCCGATGGTGATGGCTGCAGTGGTCATCGGCGGCGTTTGCGAAGTTCTGCTTGGAGTGCTGCGCCTGGGCCGTTTCATCACACTCGTTCCCTACTCCGTGGTGTCGGGGTTCATGTCGGGAATTGGCTTCATCATTCTCGTTTTGCAGCTTGGGCCATTTGTGGGGGTTACCACCCGAGGTGGCGTGGTGGATTCGCTGCAAACACTGGCCAACAGCCCTGGCCTCAATCCCGCAGCTTTGGCGGTGGGTGTGATGACACTGGCTGTCGTTTTCCTTTCACCATTGCGGCTGCGCCAGTGGATCCCCTCACCACTCCTGGCACTGGTGATTGTGACGCCACTGTCGTTGCTGTTCTTCAACGACGACCGTTTAAACGCCCTCGGACTGGAACCACTGGCTCGGATCGGAGCCATACCCGAAGGGGGACTTCAGTTGGTGATGCCCAACTTCAGTGAGCACCTCCCAGAGCTGGTGAAGGCTGGTCTGGTCCTCGCCCTATTGGGAGCGATCGACTCACTCCTCACCTCACTCGTCGCCGACAACATCACCCAAACAAGCCACAACTCCAACCGTGAGCTGATCGGGCAAGGAATGGCCAACACCGCTGCTGGCTTCTTGTCTGGCCTGCCAGGGGCTGGCGCCACGATGCGCACAGTCATCAACATCAAATCCGGCGGCGCCACACCGCTCTCCGGGATGAGCCATTCATTCGTTCTGCTGGTTGTTTTGCTGGGGGCAGGTCCGCTTGCCGCACAAATTCCCACAGCACTGCTAGCTGGAATTTTGATCAAAGTGGGGCTCGACATCATCGACTGGGGCTTTCTTCTTCGTGCCCACCGTCTCTCCGGGAAAACGGCCGTATTGATGTACTCCGTCCTCTTGATGACGGTGTTTTGGGACTTGATTTGGGGCGTCTTGGTTGGGATGTTCGTCGCCAACTTGCTCACCGTTGACTCCATCACCCAAACGCAGCTGGAGGGGATGGATGCCGATAACCCACCCGATGCCGCTGAAGTCCGTCTCCACGACCTCACTACAGAGGAAAAGAGCTTGGTTGATCAGTGCGGTAACGCTCTGATGCTGTTCCGACTACGCGGACCACTCAGCTTTGGTGCTGCCAAGGGAATTAGTGCCCGAATGGGCCTGATCCAGAACTACAAGGTTTTGATTCTGGACATCACAGAGGTTCCCAGAATTGGAATCTCTGCCTCGCTCGCCATCGAGCGGATGGTGCAAGAGGCCCAAACATCCGGACGAACCATCTTGATCGCTGGAGCTAACTCAAAACTGCAACAGAGGCTCCGCCAATTCGGTGTTCACGCAGAACTGGTGAACTCTCGGCGCGAGGCATTGCATATAGCAGCCCAAGACATATCGGCGTAG